A region from the Acomys russatus chromosome 24, mAcoRus1.1, whole genome shotgun sequence genome encodes:
- the Neurod1 gene encoding LOW QUALITY PROTEIN: neurogenic differentiation factor 1 (The sequence of the model RefSeq protein was modified relative to this genomic sequence to represent the inferred CDS: deleted 1 base in 1 codon), which yields MTKSYSESGLMGDPQPQGPPSWTDECLSSQDEEHEADKKEDELEAMNAEEDSLRNGGEEEEDEDEDLEEEEEEEEEEDDQKPKRRGPKKKKMTKARLERFKLRRMKANARERNRMHGLNAALDNLRKVVPCYSKTQKLSKIETLRLAKNYIWALSEILRSGKSPDLVSFVQTLCKGLSQPTTNLVAGCLQLNPRTFLPEQNPDMPPHLPTASASFPVHPYSYQSPGLPSPPYGTMDSSHVFHVKPPPHAYSVALEPFFESPLTDCTSPSFDGPLSPPLSINGNFSFKHEPSTEFEKNYAFTMHYPAATLAGPQSHGSIFSGATGPRCEIPIDNIMSFDSHSHHERVMSAQLNAIFHD from the exons ATGACCAAATCATACAGCGAGAGCGGGCTGATGGGCGATCCTCAGCCTCAAGGTCCCCCAAGCTGGACAGACGAGTGTCTCAGTTCTCAGGACGAGGAACACGAGGCTGACAAGAAGGAAGACGAGCTCGAAGCCATGAACGCGGAGGAAGACTCTCTGAGAAacgggggagaggaggaggaggacgaagaTGAGgacctggaagaggaggaggaggaagaagaagaggaggatgacCAAAAGCCGAAGAGACGCggccccaaaaagaaaaagatgaccaAGGCGCGCCTGGAGCGTTTTAAATTAAGGCGTATGAAGGCCAACGCCCGCGAGCGGAAC CGCATGCACGGTCTGAATGCGGCGCTGGACAACCTGCGTAAAGTGGTACCCTGCTACTCTAAGACCCAGAAGCTGTCTAAGATCGAGACACTGCGCCTGGCCAAGAACTACATCTGGGCTCTGTCAGAGATCCTGCGCTCAGGCAAAAGCCCTGACCTGGTCTCCTTCGTACAGACGCTCTGCAAAGGTTTGTCACAGCCCACCACCAACCTGGTCGCAGGCTGCCTGCAGCTGAACCCCCGGACTTTCCTACCTGAGCAGAACCCGGACATGCCCCCGCATCTGCCCACAGCCAGCGCGTCCTTCCCAGTGCATCCTTACTCCTACCAGTCCCCGGGACTGCCCAGCCCGCCCTACGgtaccatggacagctcccatgtCTTCCATGTCAAGCCGCCGCCACACGCCTACAGTGTGGCCCTCGAGCCCTTCTTTGAAAGCCCGCTGACTGATTGCACCAGCCCTTCCTTTGACGGACCCCTCAGCCCGCCGCTCAGCATCAATGGCAACTTCTCCTTCAAACACGAACCATCCACCgagtttgaaaaaaattatgcCTTTACCATGCACTACCCTGCAGCGACCCTGGCAGGGCCCCAAAGCCACGGATCAATCTTCTCTGGTGCCACTGGCCCTCGCTGCGAGATCCCCATAGACAATATTATGTCTTTCGATAGCCATTCGCATCATGAGCGAGTCATGAGTGCCCAGCTCAATGCCATCTTTCACGATTAG